From a region of the Qipengyuania spongiae genome:
- a CDS encoding PEP-CTERM sorting domain-containing protein, whose amino-acid sequence MSVKGALAKLSATAAGGALLAGGAVHVAEKPVADAPSYKSVKGETPAKPRYVKQARPAPPRAARSVPAARTIPREAVCVPATSPQAAYQPDNICPPVYRTALAPVPVPPLPESLPIAGGSGAVRSIPVGGSGGFGGGGGFGGGFFGGFFGGGSGGGSVVVNTTNNLGQEQGQGQGQNQSSTTTTTTTTSTGGFDGGIDIDIENSSGGSSTSTSTGQVSTSTGQVSTSTGSVTSSSSTSTSSGNVTSSGDINQNQNQNQSTTTSTSGNITSSTSSSSSTSSSTSSSTSSSTSSSTSSSTSSSTSGCNGYKNCTPSTSTSTTSGTEVPEPPMMALFGIAAFALLRRRRKGTPAV is encoded by the coding sequence ATGTCGGTCAAGGGAGCACTTGCGAAACTGTCGGCCACGGCGGCCGGCGGCGCGCTTCTGGCAGGCGGTGCCGTGCACGTCGCGGAGAAGCCGGTCGCCGACGCCCCGTCCTACAAGTCGGTCAAGGGCGAGACGCCCGCCAAACCGCGCTACGTGAAGCAGGCGCGCCCCGCGCCGCCGCGTGCGGCACGTTCGGTGCCCGCTGCTCGCACCATTCCCCGGGAGGCGGTCTGCGTTCCCGCGACCTCGCCTCAGGCCGCCTATCAGCCCGACAATATCTGCCCCCCGGTCTATCGGACCGCGTTGGCGCCGGTTCCCGTTCCCCCGCTTCCCGAATCGCTGCCCATCGCCGGCGGCAGCGGAGCGGTGCGCTCGATACCGGTTGGGGGATCGGGCGGCTTCGGCGGAGGCGGTGGCTTCGGCGGAGGTTTCTTCGGAGGCTTCTTTGGCGGCGGCTCGGGTGGTGGCAGCGTCGTCGTGAACACCACCAACAATCTCGGTCAGGAGCAGGGGCAAGGTCAGGGGCAGAACCAGAGCTCGACCACGACAACCACGACCACGACATCGACCGGCGGGTTCGACGGCGGCATCGATATCGACATCGAGAATTCGAGCGGTGGCAGTTCCACTTCGACTTCGACGGGACAGGTTTCAACGTCGACCGGTCAGGTGTCGACCTCGACCGGCTCGGTGACCAGCAGTTCCTCCACCTCGACCAGTTCCGGCAACGTCACCAGCTCCGGCGACATCAACCAGAATCAAAACCAGAACCAGTCGACCACCACCTCGACGTCGGGCAACATCACCTCGAGCACCAGCTCGAGCTCGTCGACCAGCAGTTCGACCTCGTCCTCGACTTCCAGCTCAACCTCCAGTTCCACGTCGAGCTCGACCAGTTCGTCGACCAGCGGCTGCAACGGCTACAAGAACTGCACGCCGAGCACTTCGACCAGCACGACCAGCGGCACCGAGGTTCCCGAACCGCCGATGATGGCGCTGTTCGGCATCGCCGCCTTCGCGCTGCTGCGCCGCCGCCGGAAGGGTACCCCGGCCGTCTAG
- the ruvB gene encoding Holliday junction branch migration DNA helicase RuvB → MVDPVPLHTPARQPDDPDSALRPKSLGEFVGQKAARENLRVFVDAARSRGEAMDHVLFFGPPGLGKTTLAQIVAKELGVGFRATSGPVIAKAGDLAALLTNLEPNDVLFIDEIHRLNPVVEEVLYPAMEDRALDIIIGEGPSARSVRIDLPPFTLVGATTRQGLLTTPLRDRFGIPVRLSFYTEDELLRVVTRGAGLLGMAIDEGGAREIARRSRGTPRVAGRLMRRVRDFAHVLGQGTVTARVADEALTRLEVDSLGLDAMDRRYLTMIATTYKGGPVGVETLAAGLSEPRDTVEEVIEPYLIQLGLIARTARGRCLNDVGWRHLGMSGPVAGRQEGLFDEEG, encoded by the coding sequence ATGGTCGACCCCGTCCCTCTCCACACGCCCGCCCGTCAGCCGGACGACCCCGACTCGGCGTTGCGGCCCAAATCGCTCGGCGAGTTCGTCGGGCAGAAGGCGGCGCGCGAGAACTTGCGGGTCTTCGTCGATGCGGCAAGGTCGCGAGGTGAGGCGATGGACCATGTGCTGTTCTTCGGCCCCCCCGGCCTCGGGAAGACCACGCTCGCGCAGATCGTCGCCAAGGAGCTCGGCGTCGGCTTCCGTGCCACAAGCGGTCCGGTGATAGCGAAGGCTGGCGATCTTGCCGCGCTGCTTACCAATCTCGAGCCCAACGACGTCCTCTTCATCGACGAGATACACCGCCTCAACCCGGTGGTGGAGGAAGTGCTCTATCCGGCGATGGAGGACCGCGCGCTCGACATCATCATCGGCGAGGGGCCTTCGGCGCGCAGCGTGCGGATCGATTTGCCGCCCTTCACTCTGGTCGGTGCGACGACGCGGCAGGGCCTGCTGACGACGCCGCTGCGCGATCGCTTCGGCATTCCCGTGCGCCTGAGCTTCTACACCGAGGACGAGCTGCTGCGCGTCGTCACGCGCGGGGCGGGCCTGCTCGGCATGGCCATCGACGAGGGCGGGGCGCGCGAGATCGCCCGACGTTCACGCGGGACGCCGCGCGTTGCCGGACGACTGATGCGCCGGGTGCGGGACTTCGCCCATGTGCTCGGCCAAGGCACGGTGACAGCCCGCGTGGCGGACGAGGCGCTGACCCGGCTCGAGGTGGATTCGCTCGGGCTTGATGCGATGGACCGGCGCTATCTCACCATGATCGCGACCACCTACAAGGGCGGGCCGGTGGGTGTGGAGACGCTCGCGGCCGGCCTGTCCGAGCCGCGCGACACGGTGGAGGAGGTGATCGAACCCTATCTCATCCAGCTCGGCCTGATCGCGCGGACCGCGCGCGGGCGCTGCCTCAACGACGTTGGATGGCGGCATCTGGGGATGTCCGGCCCCGTCGCCGGGCGGCAGGAAGGTCTGTTCGACGAGGAGGGCTGA
- the ruvA gene encoding Holliday junction branch migration protein RuvA → MIAKLKGLLDETGADWAVIDVAGVGYLVHCSSKTLAALGEVGEGCTVFTDLQVSENDMRLLGFAEAAERDWFRLLTQVQGVGSKVALAILSALSTGEVQRACANGDAAMVARANGVGPKLASRIVNELKDKAGALPGDGAASVGAAPAGGASADAVSALENLGFKPAVAARAVAAAQGELGEGASEGDLIRIALKKAAG, encoded by the coding sequence ATGATAGCAAAGCTGAAAGGGCTGCTCGACGAAACCGGAGCCGACTGGGCGGTGATCGACGTCGCCGGGGTCGGCTATCTCGTCCATTGCTCGTCCAAGACGCTCGCCGCGCTGGGGGAGGTGGGTGAGGGCTGCACCGTCTTCACCGATCTGCAGGTGAGCGAGAACGACATGCGCCTTCTGGGCTTCGCCGAGGCGGCGGAGCGGGACTGGTTCCGCCTGCTCACCCAGGTTCAGGGCGTGGGCAGCAAGGTGGCGCTGGCGATCCTCTCCGCGCTGTCGACCGGTGAGGTGCAGCGCGCCTGCGCCAATGGCGATGCCGCGATGGTCGCGCGGGCGAATGGCGTCGGCCCCAAGCTCGCGAGCCGGATCGTCAACGAGTTGAAGGACAAGGCGGGCGCGCTCCCGGGCGATGGCGCGGCGAGCGTAGGGGCCGCACCAGCTGGCGGGGCGAGCGCCGATGCGGTCAGCGCGCTCGAGAACCTCGGTTTCAAGCCCGCCGTCGCCGCCCGCGCCGTCGCCGCCGCGCAGGGCGAGCTGGGCGAGGGCGCCAGCGAGGGCGACCTCATCCGCATCGCGCTGAAGAAGGCGGCGGGATGA
- the aroC gene encoding chorismate synthase, translating to MSWNTFGRALRFTTWGESHGPAIGAVVDGCPPGLDLAEADIQPFLDARRPGQNRFTTQRQEPDAVRILSGVFEGRTTGTPISLLIENTDQRSKDYSEIANAYRPGHADYAYDAKYGLRDYRGGGRSSARETAMRVAAGAVARLVLPEVSISAYVTEIGGDAIDPSSFDATEIGNNPFWCPDAEAAKRWEELVSEARLAGSSLGAVVECVAEGVPAGWGAPLYAKLDADLAAGLMGINAVKGVEIGEGFGAARLRGEDNADPMRPGANGPDFASNHAGGIVGGISTGQPVVCRVAFKPTSSFFTPVESVTRDGEAAQVRTKGRHDPCVGIRGTPVVEAMMALVLADHKLLHRAQCGGD from the coding sequence ATGAGCTGGAACACCTTCGGTCGCGCCCTGCGCTTCACCACCTGGGGCGAAAGTCACGGACCCGCGATCGGCGCGGTGGTCGATGGTTGCCCTCCGGGGCTCGACCTCGCCGAGGCGGACATCCAGCCCTTTCTCGACGCGCGACGTCCCGGCCAGAACCGCTTCACCACCCAGCGGCAGGAGCCCGACGCTGTGCGCATCCTGTCGGGCGTGTTCGAGGGGCGCACGACCGGCACGCCGATCTCGCTGCTGATCGAGAACACCGACCAGCGATCGAAGGACTATTCGGAGATCGCCAACGCCTACCGCCCCGGCCATGCCGACTATGCCTATGACGCAAAATACGGGCTGCGCGACTATCGTGGCGGGGGGCGGTCGAGCGCGCGGGAAACGGCGATGCGAGTGGCGGCGGGCGCGGTGGCGAGGCTGGTCCTGCCCGAAGTGTCGATCAGCGCCTACGTCACCGAGATCGGCGGCGATGCGATCGATCCATCGAGTTTCGACGCGACGGAAATCGGCAACAATCCCTTCTGGTGTCCCGACGCGGAGGCTGCGAAACGCTGGGAGGAGCTGGTGTCGGAAGCGCGGCTCGCCGGATCGAGCCTTGGGGCGGTGGTCGAGTGCGTGGCCGAGGGCGTGCCCGCAGGCTGGGGCGCGCCGCTCTATGCCAAGCTCGACGCCGATCTCGCCGCGGGGTTGATGGGCATCAATGCGGTGAAGGGCGTGGAGATCGGCGAAGGCTTCGGCGCAGCACGGCTGCGCGGCGAGGACAATGCCGACCCCATGCGCCCCGGCGCGAACGGCCCGGATTTCGCCAGCAACCACGCTGGCGGCATCGTGGGCGGCATCTCCACCGGCCAGCCGGTGGTGTGCCGCGTGGCTTTCAAGCCGACCAGCTCGTTCTTCACCCCGGTCGAGAGCGTCACGCGCGACGGCGAGGCGGCGCAGGTGCGCACGAAGGGCCGCCACGACCCCTGCGTCGGCATTCGCGGCACCCCGGTGGTCGAAGCGATGATGGCGCTGGTGCTGGCCGATCACAAACTGCTGCACCGGGCGCAATGCGGAGGCGACTGA
- the ahpC gene encoding alkyl hydroperoxide reductase subunit C, protein MGIIGSQIKPFNATAFKAGEDFYQVSDEDVRGKWAVFFFYPADFTFVCPTELEDLGEHYDTLQKLDVEVYGVSTDTHFSHKAWHDTSERIGKLKFPFLGDQLHMLSKNFDVLREDMGLADRATFVVDPDGVIQIMEQTCEGVGRNANELVRKIRAAQYVRNNPGQVCPAAWEEGSDTLAPSLDLVGKI, encoded by the coding sequence ATGGGTATCATCGGAAGCCAGATCAAACCGTTCAACGCCACCGCCTTCAAGGCCGGCGAAGATTTCTATCAGGTCAGTGACGAGGACGTGCGCGGCAAGTGGGCCGTGTTCTTCTTCTACCCGGCCGACTTCACCTTCGTCTGCCCGACCGAGCTCGAAGACCTCGGCGAGCATTACGACACGCTGCAGAAGCTCGATGTCGAAGTCTATGGCGTCAGCACCGATACGCATTTCAGCCACAAGGCCTGGCATGACACGTCGGAGCGTATCGGCAAGCTGAAGTTCCCGTTCCTCGGCGACCAGCTCCACATGCTGTCAAAGAATTTCGACGTCCTGCGCGAAGACATGGGCCTTGCCGACCGCGCGACCTTCGTCGTCGATCCGGACGGCGTGATCCAGATCATGGAACAGACCTGCGAAGGCGTCGGCCGCAATGCGAACGAGCTCGTCCGCAAGATCCGCGCCGCGCAGTATGTCCGCAACAACCCCGGCCAGGTCTGCCCGGCGGCGTGGGAAGAAGGCAGCGATACGCTGGCTCCCTCGCTCGACCTCGTCGGCAAGATCTGA
- the ahpF gene encoding alkyl hydroperoxide reductase subunit F produces the protein MLDANMTKQLETYLANLREPVELVATLGEGAKSEQTRELLSEIAALHDMVDAQFDGDDARRPSFIIRRASDPQKWVRFAGLPMGHEFTSLVLALLWAGGHPPKVDADLLEQVRGLEGDFEFEMYFSLSCHNCPDVVQALTLMALENSRITATLIEGGTFQDEVDAREVMAVPATFLNGEPFYNGKMELAEILAKLDTGSDAKAAEKMAARDAFEVLVIGGGPAGAGASIYTARKGFSTGIAAERFGGQLHDTLGIENLPGTPYTEGPKLAGELERHVGEYDIDLMNLARAVKLVPAREEGGLHTVEFGNGGKLRTRSLILSTGARWRNLGVPGEAEYRNKGVAYCPHCDGPLFKGKRIAVIGGGNSGVEAAIDLAKIVGHVTLIEYDDKLRADEVLQKKLRSLSNVEIVTSGQTTEVTGNAGKVDGLKVKDRKSDNERHIELEGVFVQIGLVPNTEWLEGSSLQLSKHGEIVTDEEGRTNLPGIFAAGDVTTVPYKQIVVAMGEGSKAGLSAFDYLIRTEPVEAIAQAA, from the coding sequence ATGCTCGACGCCAACATGACCAAGCAGCTCGAAACCTATCTCGCCAATCTGCGCGAGCCGGTGGAACTGGTCGCCACGCTGGGCGAAGGCGCCAAGAGCGAGCAGACGCGCGAACTCCTGAGCGAGATTGCGGCGCTACACGACATGGTCGATGCGCAATTCGACGGCGACGACGCGCGCAGGCCGAGCTTCATCATCCGGCGCGCGAGCGATCCGCAGAAATGGGTCCGCTTCGCCGGCCTGCCGATGGGCCACGAATTCACCTCGCTGGTGCTCGCCTTACTGTGGGCGGGCGGGCACCCGCCCAAGGTCGATGCCGACCTCCTCGAACAGGTCCGCGGCCTTGAAGGCGATTTCGAGTTCGAGATGTATTTCTCGCTCTCGTGCCACAACTGCCCCGACGTGGTGCAGGCACTGACCCTGATGGCGCTGGAAAATTCGCGCATCACCGCCACGCTGATCGAGGGCGGCACCTTCCAGGACGAGGTCGATGCCCGCGAGGTGATGGCCGTGCCCGCCACCTTCCTCAACGGCGAGCCGTTCTACAACGGCAAGATGGAACTGGCCGAAATCCTCGCCAAATTGGACACCGGCAGCGACGCCAAGGCGGCCGAGAAGATGGCCGCCAGGGACGCGTTCGAGGTTCTGGTGATCGGCGGCGGACCCGCCGGTGCAGGTGCTTCCATCTACACCGCGCGCAAGGGCTTTTCGACCGGCATCGCCGCGGAACGCTTCGGCGGGCAGTTGCACGACACGCTCGGCATCGAGAACCTGCCCGGCACCCCCTACACCGAAGGGCCGAAGCTGGCCGGGGAGCTCGAGCGGCATGTCGGCGAATACGACATCGACCTGATGAACCTCGCCCGCGCGGTGAAACTGGTGCCAGCCAGAGAAGAGGGTGGCCTCCACACCGTCGAATTCGGCAATGGCGGCAAGTTGCGGACGCGCAGCCTGATCCTTTCGACCGGCGCGCGCTGGCGCAATCTCGGCGTGCCCGGCGAGGCGGAGTATCGCAACAAGGGCGTTGCCTATTGCCCTCATTGCGACGGTCCGCTGTTCAAGGGCAAGCGGATCGCGGTGATCGGCGGCGGCAATTCCGGCGTCGAGGCGGCGATCGACCTTGCCAAGATCGTCGGCCATGTGACCCTGATCGAGTACGACGACAAGCTGCGCGCCGACGAAGTTCTGCAGAAGAAGCTCCGCAGTCTGAGCAATGTCGAGATCGTCACCAGTGGCCAGACGACCGAGGTTACCGGCAATGCCGGCAAGGTCGACGGCCTCAAGGTCAAGGATCGCAAATCGGATAACGAGCGGCATATCGAACTGGAGGGCGTGTTCGTCCAGATCGGCCTCGTCCCCAACACCGAATGGCTGGAGGGTTCCAGCTTGCAACTTTCGAAGCACGGCGAGATCGTGACCGACGAGGAGGGCCGGACCAACCTGCCCGGCATCTTCGCGGCGGGTGACGTGACCACGGTGCCCTACAAACAAATCGTGGTTGCCATGGGCGAAGGATCGAAGGCCGGGCTTTCCGCCTTCGACTATCTCATCCGCACCGAACCGGTCGAGGCGATCGCCCAAGCCGCTTGA
- the katG gene encoding catalase/peroxidase HPI, which produces MDAKTGSISGGCPFTGDNDMRKLFGRTNRDWWPDSLDLGPLTQHGQTVDPMGEDYDYCEAFNALDYTSLKEDLKALMTDSQEWWPADYGHYGPFFIRMAWHAAGTYRTGDGRGGASSGQQRFAPLNSWPDNGNLDKARRLLWPIKKKYGKHISWADLFVLTGNMAIESMGGPVFGFGGGRKDVFEPETVYWGTEEEWVDEGVATRIIPDEGKALENPLAAIQMGLIYVNPEGPGGNPHDAEGMARDMRETFARMAMNDEETVALTAGGHAFGKCHGAKPADTFGKAPEGENLHTMGFGWLTDPEEIGKGHITTSGIEGAWTPNPTEWGNDYFRLLFKYEYELTESPAGAKQWTPIDPEEADMAPDARDPNKKVPTIMTTADMALKRDPEYRKISERFRDDQAALDDAFARAWFKLTHRDMGPKVRYLGPDVPSEDLIWQDPIPAGKEASPSAVADFKAKVLDSGLTVAELVRTAFASASTYRKSDHRGGANGAHIRFDEIKNWDVNDAAEIDKVLGKLDGLRGDMSMADAIVLAGAAAVEKAAKDGGFDIEVPVSTGRGDATEDQFDSESWEPLEPFADGFRNYLRTKATVKTEDMLIDRSDLLNLSVPEMTALLGGMRVLGAVSKHADHGDTIGVLTEKPGVLSNDFFVNLLDMGTAWEVVDESGDEEFVGRCRLKGEEKWRATRTDLVFGSNSQLRAVAEVYAEDGNEEKFARDFVKAWTKVMEADRFDLEYAKYHK; this is translated from the coding sequence ATGGACGCCAAGACAGGTTCCATTTCGGGCGGCTGCCCGTTCACCGGCGACAACGACATGCGCAAGCTGTTCGGTCGCACCAACCGCGACTGGTGGCCCGACAGCCTCGACCTCGGCCCGCTGACCCAGCATGGGCAGACGGTCGACCCGATGGGCGAGGATTACGATTACTGCGAGGCGTTCAACGCGCTCGATTACACGAGCCTCAAGGAAGACCTGAAGGCGCTCATGACCGATAGCCAGGAATGGTGGCCGGCAGACTATGGCCATTACGGCCCCTTCTTCATCCGCATGGCCTGGCACGCGGCGGGCACCTATCGCACCGGCGACGGGCGGGGCGGCGCTTCCAGCGGGCAGCAGCGCTTCGCTCCGCTGAATTCCTGGCCGGACAACGGCAATCTCGACAAGGCCCGGCGCCTGCTGTGGCCGATCAAGAAGAAATACGGCAAGCACATCAGTTGGGCCGACCTCTTCGTCCTCACCGGCAACATGGCGATCGAGAGCATGGGCGGCCCCGTCTTCGGCTTCGGCGGCGGACGCAAGGACGTGTTCGAACCCGAGACGGTCTACTGGGGCACCGAGGAAGAGTGGGTCGACGAAGGCGTCGCCACCCGCATCATTCCCGACGAAGGCAAGGCGCTCGAGAACCCGCTCGCGGCGATCCAGATGGGTCTCATCTACGTCAATCCCGAAGGCCCGGGCGGCAATCCGCACGATGCCGAGGGCATGGCCCGCGACATGCGCGAAACCTTCGCCCGGATGGCGATGAACGACGAGGAAACCGTCGCGCTGACCGCCGGGGGCCACGCCTTCGGGAAGTGCCACGGGGCCAAGCCCGCCGACACGTTCGGCAAGGCGCCCGAGGGCGAAAACCTGCACACGATGGGCTTCGGCTGGCTTACCGATCCCGAGGAGATCGGCAAGGGCCATATCACCACTTCGGGCATCGAGGGGGCATGGACGCCGAACCCGACCGAGTGGGGCAACGACTATTTCCGCCTGCTGTTCAAATACGAATACGAGCTGACGGAAAGCCCGGCCGGGGCGAAGCAGTGGACGCCGATCGATCCGGAAGAAGCCGATATGGCGCCGGACGCGCGGGACCCGAACAAGAAGGTCCCTACCATCATGACCACCGCCGACATGGCGCTGAAGCGCGATCCGGAATATCGCAAGATATCCGAACGCTTCCGTGACGATCAGGCCGCGCTCGACGATGCCTTTGCCCGTGCCTGGTTCAAGCTGACCCACCGCGACATGGGCCCCAAGGTTCGCTATCTCGGCCCGGACGTGCCCTCGGAGGACCTGATCTGGCAGGACCCGATCCCCGCCGGAAAGGAGGCCTCCCCCAGCGCGGTCGCCGACTTCAAGGCCAAGGTACTCGACAGCGGCCTGACCGTCGCCGAACTGGTCCGCACGGCATTTGCCTCGGCCTCGACCTACCGCAAGAGCGACCATCGCGGCGGGGCCAACGGCGCCCACATCCGGTTCGACGAAATCAAGAACTGGGACGTCAACGACGCTGCCGAGATCGACAAGGTCCTCGGCAAGCTCGACGGCTTGCGCGGCGACATGTCGATGGCCGACGCCATCGTCCTCGCTGGTGCGGCCGCGGTCGAGAAGGCGGCGAAGGATGGCGGCTTCGACATCGAGGTGCCGGTTTCGACCGGGCGCGGCGATGCGACCGAGGACCAGTTCGACTCCGAGAGCTGGGAACCGCTCGAGCCCTTCGCCGACGGCTTCCGCAATTATCTGCGGACCAAGGCCACGGTGAAAACCGAGGACATGCTGATCGACCGGTCCGACCTTCTCAACCTGTCGGTGCCCGAGATGACAGCGCTGCTCGGCGGGATGCGCGTGCTCGGCGCGGTCAGCAAGCACGCCGACCATGGCGACACGATCGGTGTCCTGACGGAAAAGCCGGGCGTGCTCTCCAACGATTTCTTCGTGAACCTGCTCGACATGGGCACGGCGTGGGAAGTGGTCGACGAGAGCGGGGACGAGGAATTCGTCGGTCGCTGCCGCCTGAAGGGCGAGGAGAAGTGGCGCGCCACGCGCACCGATCTCGTCTTCGGCTCCAACTCGCAGCTGCGCGCCGTCGCCGAAGTCTATGCCGAGGACGGCAACGAGGAAAAGTTCGCGCGCGACTTCGTCAAGGCTTGGACCAAGGTCATGGAAGCCGACCGCTTCGACCTCGAATATGCGAAATACCACAAGTAA
- a CDS encoding catalase yields the protein MADEFQLSDGGANHQKPRGDDDVMTTAQGHPIADDQNWLTAGPRGPQLLEDQIAREKIFHFDHERIPERVVHARGYGVHGHFELKKAIPQYSRAAIFNEEGVKTPTFTRFSTVAGNKGSPDLARDVRGFATKFYTKEGNWDLVGNNIPVFFIQDAIKFPDLIHAAKPAPDRGFPQAQTAHDNFWDFISLSPESMHMIMWIMSDRTIPRSFRFMEGFGVHTFRLVNEKGESHFVKFHWKPKLGLQSVIWNEALKVNGMDPDFHRRDMWDAIDAGDFPQWDLGIQVFDEEFAGQFEFDVLDATKIIPEEQVPVEIIGTLTLDANVDNFFAETEQVAFCTQNIVPGIDHSDDPLLQGRNFSYLDTQLKRLGGPNFTHLPINAPKCPVRHFQQDGHMAMTNPKGRVNYEPNSWGDGDGAEEDRGPRACPVRGFQSYQAPVEGPKMRVRSETFADHYSQARQFYVSQTPIEQTHMANALTFELSKVERMSIRKRMVGHLLHIDEGLAQKVSDGIGLPELPEKVPFARQPISDLPESPALSILKNGPDSFKGRKLGIYIAEGADADIVNALKQAAEGAGAMAEIIAPHVAGAKLSDGTMMEADEKIDGGPSVVYDAVAVVMSEASAKRYNTDKPSIDFVNDAFAHAKFVAYVPAVQPLFETAGVWNWMDDGFVDVSAGESAAKDFIAQCGKLRFWDRESVKQD from the coding sequence ATGGCCGACGAATTCCAGCTTTCGGACGGGGGCGCCAACCATCAGAAGCCGCGCGGGGACGACGACGTGATGACCACCGCGCAAGGTCATCCGATTGCCGATGACCAGAACTGGCTGACCGCAGGCCCGCGCGGGCCACAGCTGCTCGAAGACCAGATCGCGCGCGAAAAGATTTTCCATTTCGATCACGAGCGAATTCCCGAACGTGTGGTCCATGCGCGCGGTTATGGCGTGCACGGACATTTCGAACTGAAGAAGGCCATTCCGCAATATTCGCGTGCGGCGATCTTCAACGAGGAAGGGGTCAAGACGCCGACATTCACGCGTTTCTCGACTGTCGCCGGGAACAAGGGCTCGCCCGATCTTGCGCGCGACGTGCGTGGGTTCGCGACCAAGTTTTACACCAAGGAAGGCAATTGGGACCTTGTCGGCAACAACATCCCGGTCTTCTTCATTCAGGACGCGATCAAGTTCCCCGATCTGATTCACGCGGCCAAGCCGGCGCCGGATCGCGGCTTCCCCCAGGCGCAGACCGCGCACGACAATTTCTGGGATTTCATCAGCCTCAGCCCGGAATCGATGCACATGATCATGTGGATCATGTCGGATCGCACGATCCCGCGCAGCTTCCGCTTCATGGAAGGCTTCGGCGTCCACACATTCCGCCTGGTCAACGAGAAAGGCGAAAGCCATTTCGTCAAATTCCACTGGAAGCCGAAGCTGGGTCTGCAGTCGGTCATCTGGAACGAGGCGCTGAAGGTCAACGGGATGGATCCCGATTTCCATCGGCGCGACATGTGGGATGCAATCGATGCCGGCGACTTCCCGCAATGGGATCTCGGCATCCAGGTGTTCGACGAGGAATTCGCCGGACAGTTCGAGTTCGATGTGCTCGACGCGACCAAGATCATTCCGGAAGAACAGGTCCCGGTCGAAATCATCGGGACGCTGACCCTCGATGCCAATGTCGACAATTTCTTCGCGGAAACGGAGCAGGTCGCCTTCTGCACGCAGAACATAGTGCCGGGCATCGACCATTCGGACGATCCGCTGCTGCAGGGTCGCAACTTCAGCTATCTCGACACGCAGTTGAAGCGGCTCGGCGGACCCAACTTCACCCATTTGCCGATCAACGCGCCCAAATGCCCCGTGCGGCATTTCCAGCAGGACGGCCACATGGCGATGACCAACCCCAAGGGGCGGGTGAATTACGAGCCCAACAGCTGGGGCGATGGCGACGGTGCCGAAGAGGACCGGGGGCCGCGGGCCTGTCCGGTGCGCGGGTTCCAGAGCTACCAGGCTCCGGTCGAAGGGCCCAAGATGCGCGTTCGCAGCGAGACTTTCGCAGACCATTACAGCCAGGCGCGTCAGTTCTACGTCTCCCAGACGCCGATCGAGCAGACGCACATGGCCAATGCGCTCACGTTCGAATTGTCCAAGGTCGAGCGTATGAGCATCCGCAAGCGGATGGTCGGCCATCTGCTGCACATCGACGAAGGGCTGGCGCAGAAGGTGAGCGACGGGATCGGCCTGCCGGAATTGCCGGAGAAGGTGCCGTTCGCGCGCCAGCCGATATCGGACCTGCCTGAAAGCCCGGCGCTATCGATCCTCAAGAACGGACCGGATAGCTTCAAGGGCCGCAAGCTCGGCATCTACATTGCCGAAGGTGCGGATGCCGACATCGTCAATGCGCTGAAGCAGGCGGCCGAAGGCGCGGGTGCCATGGCGGAAATCATAGCGCCGCATGTCGCCGGCGCGAAGCTGTCCGACGGCACGATGATGGAAGCGGACGAGAAGATCGATGGCGGACCATCGGTGGTTTACGATGCCGTGGCGGTGGTGATGAGCGAGGCATCCGCCAAGCGCTACAATACCGACAAACCAAGCATCGACTTCGTCAACGATGCTTTTGCCCATGCGAAATTCGTCGCCTATGTTCCTGCCGTCCAGCCGCTGTTCGAAACGGCCGGCGTCTGGAACTGGATGGACGACGGCTTTGTCGACGTATCAGCGGGAGAGAGCGCGGCGAAGGACTTCATCGCGCAATGCGGCAAGCTGCGCTTCTGGGATCGCGAAAGCGTCAAGCAGGACTGA
- a CDS encoding Smr/MutS family protein, protein MSHPRGLSEAEAAAWEQVAATVKRLDPKPLRPRGASRPEPATVAKAIAMPPPAQPKKARMAPVRTPPAPPPPAPRPHGNLDSQWDRRLKAGSISPDFTLDLHGHGLDAAYNRLMGGVAQARAVGARTILLIAGKPRPVDPADRGTKRGAIRAKVLDWLAASEHRSAIAAVRRAHIRHGGEGALYIVLRKER, encoded by the coding sequence ATGAGCCATCCGCGCGGGTTGAGCGAGGCCGAGGCGGCGGCGTGGGAGCAGGTTGCGGCGACGGTGAAGCGGCTCGACCCGAAGCCGCTCCGGCCTCGCGGCGCAAGCCGGCCCGAACCGGCGACAGTCGCCAAGGCCATCGCAATGCCCCCGCCCGCGCAGCCGAAGAAGGCGCGCATGGCTCCGGTCAGGACGCCGCCAGCGCCGCCTCCGCCAGCCCCGCGCCCGCACGGCAATCTCGACTCGCAATGGGACCGCAGGCTCAAAGCGGGCAGCATCTCGCCCGACTTCACTCTCGACCTGCACGGCCACGGTCTCGACGCCGCCTACAATCGCCTGATGGGCGGGGTGGCGCAGGCCCGCGCGGTGGGGGCGCGAACCATCCTGCTCATTGCGGGCAAGCCGCGCCCGGTCGACCCGGCAGATCGGGGGACGAAGCGCGGGGCGATCCGGGCCAAGGTGCTCGACTGGCTTGCCGCGAGCGAACATCGTTCGGCCATCGCCGCCGTGCGCCGCGCCCATATCCGCCATGGCGGCGAAGGTGCGCTCTACATCGTGCTGCGAAAGGAGCGCTGA